One genomic region from Prunus persica cultivar Lovell chromosome G3, Prunus_persica_NCBIv2, whole genome shotgun sequence encodes:
- the LOC18781862 gene encoding nuclear pore complex protein NUP133 isoform X2, whose amino-acid sequence MFSPGTKRSNVNPRRDPGSPATPLVENRRSVSDNPVPNRPSTGTPAPWAPRLSVLARVLPANQSEKGDEIKPVYVGEFPQVVRDEQASMVQKHVHGDTYVSGGMERGTSLAWIICGNRLFVWSYLSPAASINCIVLEIPAKVFEGGDVGRSGGNCWLLCVVNWDSTSTRTKKVVKHCSSAGIVLCNKKTRAAVYWPDIYAEGRTAPVVSVASSDELEANSSPIDRKTTPKRQQLNMRHRSSLTGFCTFNSLIASAVPDSQNMCVALACSSDGELWQFHCSPSGVSRKKVYRDNQTLSSQGGDNGQNLGSKGYPRSLTWCVPSLPMQESNRLFVLLTDHHIQCFNVELCDEFVVSKLWSHEIIGSDGDLGIKKDLAGQKQIWPLDMQVDYHGKVTTILVATFCVDRGSGSSYTQYSLLTMQYKSGMSVEPTHERVLEKKAPVQVIIPKARVENEDFLFSMRLRVGGKPSGSAIILSGDGTATVSHYFRNSTRLYKFDLPYDAGKVLDASILPSTDDGEEGAWVVLTEKAGIWAIPEKAVILGGVEPPERSLSRKGSSNEGSAQEERKNLTFAGNFAPRRASSEAWDAGDRQRAMTVSARQTAQDEESETLLSQLFHDYLLSGQVGASFEKLKNSGAFDRDRETNVFARMSRSIVDTLAKHWTTTRGAEILAMAVVSSQLMDKQQKHTKFLQFLALSKSHEELCSRQRNSLQIILEHGEKLAGMIQLRELQNIISQNRSSGLNSSHSSPENQISGALWDLIQLVGERARQNTVLLMDRDNAEVFYSKVSDLEQVFSCLDKQLEYVINAEQPFGIQVQRACELSNACVTIVRTAMQYRSEHHLWYPPPERLTPWYCLAVVRNGMWHLASFMLQLLKEASQLDVSAKSDLYTHLEVLAEVLLEAYAGAVTAKIELGDEHKGLLDEYWNRRDALLDSLYQQIKEFVEVGHQNLNEGTDDLNEEILAKLSSCLLPMAKRHECYSTLWKICCDLNDSGLLRNLMHDSRGPNGGFSYFVFKQLYLRRQLSKLLRLGEEFPEELSIFLKYHQDLLWLHEVFLHQFSSASETLHELALSQKESSISEAEEGTGPENLTMLPKLADRKRFLNLSKIAAIAGKDVDSETKVKRIEADLRILKLQEEIINLLPDDETKQSLDTKLLHPEDLIKLCLEGEKGAELSLRAFDVFAWTSSSFRKTRANLLEECWRNAADQDDWSKLYQASVSEGWSDEETLQNLKDTVLFQASNRCYGPEAETFGEGFDKVLSLRQEIAEPPIIKDSVSSVEAVLMQHKDYSEAGKLMLTAIMLGSLQDDNIEQEGPVPME is encoded by the exons ATGTTCTCACCAGGAACTAAGCGATCCAATGTGAACCCTCGTCGGGACCCAGGATCTCCGGCCACTCCTCTCGTCGAGAACCGGCGATCTGTTTCCGATAACCCGGTCCCGAACCGGCCCAGTACCGGAACTCCGGCTCCCTGGGCTCCTCGCTTATCTGTTCTCGCCAG AGTTTTACCAGCGAACCAAAGTGAGAAAGGGGATGAAATTAAGCCTGTATATGTTGGAGAGTTTCCCCAAGTTGTTCGTGATGAACAGGCCAGTATGGTCCAGAAGCATGTTCATG GTGATACATATGTATCTGGTGGAATGGAGAGGGGAACATCTTTGGCATGGATTATATGCGGAAACAGACTCTTCGTGTGGAGTTATCTGTCTCCTGCAGCATCGATCAATTGCATTGTTCTTGAAATCCCTGCAAAAGTTTTTGAAGGTGGGGATGTGGGCAGAAGTGGTGGGAACTGTTGGTTGCTTTGTGTTGTCAATTGGGATAGCACGTCTACAAGAACAAAGAAAGTTGTTAAACACTGTAGCTCTGCTGGTATTGTATTGTGTAACAAAAAAACTCGAGCTGCGGTGTACTGGCCTGACATTTATGCTGAAGGCAGAACTGCCCCCGTTGTTAGTGTTGCATCTTCTGATGAATTGGAGGCAAATTCTTCGCCTATTGATAGGAAGACCACCCCAAAGCGACAGCAACTAAATATGCGGCACAGGAGTAGTTTGACTGGGTTTTGTACATTTAACTCTTTGATTGCTTCTGCAGTCCCTGATTCCCAGAATATGTGTGTTGCGCTTGCCTGTAGTTCAGATGGCGAGCTATGGCAGTTTCATTGCAGCCCATCTGGTGTTAGCCGTAAGAAAGTATATAGGGACAATCAGACTCTTTCCTCCCAAGGGGGTGACAATGGTCAAAACCTAGGGAGCAAGGGTTATCCAAGGTCACTGACCTGGTGTGTTCCAAGTCTTCCTATGCAGGAATCTAACAGGCTGTTTGTTCTTCTGACAGATCATCATATTCAATGTTTTAATGTTGAACTTTGTGATGAATTTGTTGTGTCAAAACTCTGGTCTCATGAGATTATTGGCTCAGATGGGGATCTGGGCATTAAGAAAGATTTGGCTGGGCAGAAGCAAATCTGGCCTCTCGATATGCAGGTGGACTATCATGGTAAAGTGACTACCATTCTGGTTGCTACCTTCTGCGTGGACCGGGGTAGTGGTTCAAGCTACACACAGTATTCTCTTTTGACTATGCAATATAAATCTGGAATGAGTGTGGAGCCTACCCATGAAAGAGTTTTAGAGAAAAAAGCACCTGTGCAAGTGATAATCCCAAAAGCAAGAGTAGAAAATGAAGACTTCTTATTCTCCATGAGACTGCGGGTAGGGGGAAAGCCTTCAGGATCAGCAATCATCCTTTCTGGTGATGGAACAGCAACAGTATCTCATTATTTTAGAAACTCTACAAGGCTCTATAAATTTGACCTACCTTATGATGCTGGAAAGGTTCTAGATGCTTCAATTCTTCCGTCTACAGATGATGGTGAAGAAGGGGCATGGGTTGTACTCACTGAGAAGGCAGGAATATGGGCAATACCTGAGAAGGCTGTTATACTTGGTGGGGTTGAACCTCCTGAACGAAGTTTGTCACGTAAAGGTAGCTCAAATGAAGGATCTGcacaagaagagagaaaaaacctTACATTTGCAGGCAATTTTGCTCCTAGAAGGGCTAGTTCTGAAGCATGGGATGCTGGAGATAGACAAAGGGCTATGACTGTAAGTGCGCGTCAAACTGCCCAAGATGAAGAATCAGAAACTTTACTGAGCCAGCTTTTCCATGATTATCTTTTATCTGGGCAAGTTGGTGCCTCGtttgaaaagttaaaaaattcAGGGGCATTTGATAGGGACAGAGAGACAAATGTTTTTGCGCGAATGAGCAGATCAATTGTTGACACTTTAGCTAAACACTGGACAACAACTAGAGGAGCCGAGATTCTGGCAATGGCTGTAGTATCCTCCCAACTCATGGATAAGCAACAGAAACATACAAAATTTCTCCAGTTTCTTGCTTTATCCAAAAGTCATGAGGAGCTGTGTTCGAGACAGA GAAATTCTTTGCAAATTATCTTGGAGCATGGTGAAAAGCTTGCTGGAATGATTCAACTAAGGGAATTGCAGAACATTATTAGCCAAAACCGCTCTAGTGGACTTAACTCCTCCCATTCTAGTCCAGAAAATCAAATATCAGGTGCTCTCTGGGATCTCATTCAATTAGTTGGTGAGAGAGCCCGCCAGAATACTGTTCTTCTGATGGATAGGGATAATGCTGAAGTCTTTTACAGTAAAGTTTCTGATCTTGAACAAGTGTTCTCTTGCTTAGACAAACAGCTAGAGTATGTAATAAATGCAGAGCAGCCATTTGGGATTCAGGTCCAGAGAGCTTGTGAACTGTCAAATGCATGTGTTACTATAGTTCGTACAGCCATGCAATACAGAAGTGAGCATCACTTGTGGTATCCGCCACCTGAGCGCTTAACACCTTGGTATTGTCTAGCTGTGGTGCGCAATGGGATGTGGCACCTCGCTTCCTTCATGCTGCAGCTGTTAAAGGAGGCATCTCAACTTGATGTGTCTGCAAAATCAGATTTATATACTCATCTAGAAGTGCTGGCTGAAGTTCTGCTTGAGGCATATGCTGGTGCTGTCACAGCTAAAATTGAACTAGGAGATGAACACAAAGGCTTATTAGATGAGTATTGGAATAGGAGGGATGCACTCCTAGACTCGCTTTATCAACAAATCAAAGAGTTTGTGGAAGTTGGGCATCAG AATTTAAATGAAGGAACTGATGATCTAAATGAAGAAATTCTTGCGAAGCTTTCGTCATGTTTGCTGCCCATGGCAAAACGGCATGAATGCTACAGTACTTTATGGAAAATATGCTGTGACCTGAATGATTCTGGACTACTAAGAAATCTGATG CATGACAGCAGGGGACCTAATGGAGGGTTCAGTTACTTTGTGTTCAAACAACTTTATCTAAGGAGACAACTTTCCAAACTGCTTAGGCTTGGGGAAGAGTTTCCTGAAGAgttatccatatttttaaagtatcaTCAAGATCTTCTGTGGCTTCATGAAGTGTTCCTTCATCAATTTTCTTCAGCTTCGGAAACTCTTCATGAATTAGCTCTTTCTCAAAAAGAAAGCTCAATTTCAGAAGCTGAAGAGGGGACTGGTCCTGAGAATCTGACTATGTTACCGAAACTGGCAGACAGAAAGCGTTTTTTGAATCTCTCAAAAATAGCCGCAATAGCAG GTAAGGATGTTGATTCTGAGACCAAAGTGAAGCGCATTGAGGCTGATTTAAGGATTCTAAAGTTGCAG GAAGAAATAATAAACCTCCTTCCTGATGATGAAACAAAGCAAAGCCTTGACACAAAGCTACTTCATCCAGAAGATCTTATCAAGCTGTGCCTTGAAGGTGAAAAAGGTGCAGAGCTGTCACTGCGAGCTTTCGATGTATTTGCATGGACCAGCTCCTCCTTCCGTAAGACCCGTGCAAACCTTTTAGAGGAGTGCTGGAGAAATGCTGCTGATCAAGATGATTGGAGCAAACTCTATCAGGCATCGGTATCTGAAGGGTGGAGTGATGAGGAAACCTTGCAGAACTTGAAAGACACCGTGCTTTTCCAGGCATCAAATAGATGTTATGGACCAGAAGCTGAAACTTTTGGAGAAGGGTTCGACAAAGTGTTGTCACTGAGACAAGAAATCGCGGAGCCTCCAATCATAAAGGATTCAGTTTCTTCTGTGGAAGCAGTACTCATGCAGCATAAGGATTATTCAGAGGCAGGGAAGCTGATGCTGACCGCGATCATGTTGGGTAGTTTACAGGACGATAACATAGAACAAGAAGGTCCTGTGCCAATGGAATGA
- the LOC18781862 gene encoding nuclear pore complex protein NUP133 isoform X1 — MFSPGTKRSNVNPRRDPGSPATPLVENRRSVSDNPVPNRPSTGTPAPWAPRLSVLARVLPANQSEKGDEIKPVYVGEFPQVVRDEQASMVQKHVHGDTYVSGGMERGTSLAWIICGNRLFVWSYLSPAASINCIVLEIPAKVFEGGDVGRSGGNCWLLCVVNWDSTSTRTKKVVKHCSSAGIVLCNKKTRAAVYWPDIYAEGRTAPVVSVASSDELEANSSPIDRKTTPKRQQLNMRHRSSLTGFCTFNSLIASAVPDSQNMCVALACSSDGELWQFHCSPSGVSRKKVYRDNQTLSSQGGDNGQNLGSKGYPRSLTWCVPSLPMQESNRLFVLLTDHHIQCFNVELCDEFVVSKLWSHEIIGSDGDLGIKKDLAGQKQIWPLDMQVDYHGKVTTILVATFCVDRGSGSSYTQYSLLTMQYKSGMSVEPTHERVLEKKAPVQVIIPKARVENEDFLFSMRLRVGGKPSGSAIILSGDGTATVSHYFRNSTRLYKFDLPYDAGKVLDASILPSTDDGEEGAWVVLTEKAGIWAIPEKAVILGGVEPPERSLSRKGSSNEGSAQEERKNLTFAGNFAPRRASSEAWDAGDRQRAMTVSARQTAQDEESETLLSQLFHDYLLSGQVGASFEKLKNSGAFDRDRETNVFARMSRSIVDTLAKHWTTTRGAEILAMAVVSSQLMDKQQKHTKFLQFLALSKSHEELCSRQRNSLQIILEHGEKLAGMIQLRELQNIISQNRSSGLNSSHSSPENQISGALWDLIQLVGERARQNTVLLMDRDNAEVFYSKVSDLEQVFSCLDKQLEYVINAEQPFGIQVQRACELSNACVTIVRTAMQYRSEHHLWYPPPERLTPWYCLAVVRNGMWHLASFMLQLLKEASQLDVSAKSDLYTHLEVLAEVLLEAYAGAVTAKIELGDEHKGLLDEYWNRRDALLDSLYQQIKEFVEVGHQQNLNEGTDDLNEEILAKLSSCLLPMAKRHECYSTLWKICCDLNDSGLLRNLMHDSRGPNGGFSYFVFKQLYLRRQLSKLLRLGEEFPEELSIFLKYHQDLLWLHEVFLHQFSSASETLHELALSQKESSISEAEEGTGPENLTMLPKLADRKRFLNLSKIAAIAGKDVDSETKVKRIEADLRILKLQEEIINLLPDDETKQSLDTKLLHPEDLIKLCLEGEKGAELSLRAFDVFAWTSSSFRKTRANLLEECWRNAADQDDWSKLYQASVSEGWSDEETLQNLKDTVLFQASNRCYGPEAETFGEGFDKVLSLRQEIAEPPIIKDSVSSVEAVLMQHKDYSEAGKLMLTAIMLGSLQDDNIEQEGPVPME, encoded by the exons ATGTTCTCACCAGGAACTAAGCGATCCAATGTGAACCCTCGTCGGGACCCAGGATCTCCGGCCACTCCTCTCGTCGAGAACCGGCGATCTGTTTCCGATAACCCGGTCCCGAACCGGCCCAGTACCGGAACTCCGGCTCCCTGGGCTCCTCGCTTATCTGTTCTCGCCAG AGTTTTACCAGCGAACCAAAGTGAGAAAGGGGATGAAATTAAGCCTGTATATGTTGGAGAGTTTCCCCAAGTTGTTCGTGATGAACAGGCCAGTATGGTCCAGAAGCATGTTCATG GTGATACATATGTATCTGGTGGAATGGAGAGGGGAACATCTTTGGCATGGATTATATGCGGAAACAGACTCTTCGTGTGGAGTTATCTGTCTCCTGCAGCATCGATCAATTGCATTGTTCTTGAAATCCCTGCAAAAGTTTTTGAAGGTGGGGATGTGGGCAGAAGTGGTGGGAACTGTTGGTTGCTTTGTGTTGTCAATTGGGATAGCACGTCTACAAGAACAAAGAAAGTTGTTAAACACTGTAGCTCTGCTGGTATTGTATTGTGTAACAAAAAAACTCGAGCTGCGGTGTACTGGCCTGACATTTATGCTGAAGGCAGAACTGCCCCCGTTGTTAGTGTTGCATCTTCTGATGAATTGGAGGCAAATTCTTCGCCTATTGATAGGAAGACCACCCCAAAGCGACAGCAACTAAATATGCGGCACAGGAGTAGTTTGACTGGGTTTTGTACATTTAACTCTTTGATTGCTTCTGCAGTCCCTGATTCCCAGAATATGTGTGTTGCGCTTGCCTGTAGTTCAGATGGCGAGCTATGGCAGTTTCATTGCAGCCCATCTGGTGTTAGCCGTAAGAAAGTATATAGGGACAATCAGACTCTTTCCTCCCAAGGGGGTGACAATGGTCAAAACCTAGGGAGCAAGGGTTATCCAAGGTCACTGACCTGGTGTGTTCCAAGTCTTCCTATGCAGGAATCTAACAGGCTGTTTGTTCTTCTGACAGATCATCATATTCAATGTTTTAATGTTGAACTTTGTGATGAATTTGTTGTGTCAAAACTCTGGTCTCATGAGATTATTGGCTCAGATGGGGATCTGGGCATTAAGAAAGATTTGGCTGGGCAGAAGCAAATCTGGCCTCTCGATATGCAGGTGGACTATCATGGTAAAGTGACTACCATTCTGGTTGCTACCTTCTGCGTGGACCGGGGTAGTGGTTCAAGCTACACACAGTATTCTCTTTTGACTATGCAATATAAATCTGGAATGAGTGTGGAGCCTACCCATGAAAGAGTTTTAGAGAAAAAAGCACCTGTGCAAGTGATAATCCCAAAAGCAAGAGTAGAAAATGAAGACTTCTTATTCTCCATGAGACTGCGGGTAGGGGGAAAGCCTTCAGGATCAGCAATCATCCTTTCTGGTGATGGAACAGCAACAGTATCTCATTATTTTAGAAACTCTACAAGGCTCTATAAATTTGACCTACCTTATGATGCTGGAAAGGTTCTAGATGCTTCAATTCTTCCGTCTACAGATGATGGTGAAGAAGGGGCATGGGTTGTACTCACTGAGAAGGCAGGAATATGGGCAATACCTGAGAAGGCTGTTATACTTGGTGGGGTTGAACCTCCTGAACGAAGTTTGTCACGTAAAGGTAGCTCAAATGAAGGATCTGcacaagaagagagaaaaaacctTACATTTGCAGGCAATTTTGCTCCTAGAAGGGCTAGTTCTGAAGCATGGGATGCTGGAGATAGACAAAGGGCTATGACTGTAAGTGCGCGTCAAACTGCCCAAGATGAAGAATCAGAAACTTTACTGAGCCAGCTTTTCCATGATTATCTTTTATCTGGGCAAGTTGGTGCCTCGtttgaaaagttaaaaaattcAGGGGCATTTGATAGGGACAGAGAGACAAATGTTTTTGCGCGAATGAGCAGATCAATTGTTGACACTTTAGCTAAACACTGGACAACAACTAGAGGAGCCGAGATTCTGGCAATGGCTGTAGTATCCTCCCAACTCATGGATAAGCAACAGAAACATACAAAATTTCTCCAGTTTCTTGCTTTATCCAAAAGTCATGAGGAGCTGTGTTCGAGACAGA GAAATTCTTTGCAAATTATCTTGGAGCATGGTGAAAAGCTTGCTGGAATGATTCAACTAAGGGAATTGCAGAACATTATTAGCCAAAACCGCTCTAGTGGACTTAACTCCTCCCATTCTAGTCCAGAAAATCAAATATCAGGTGCTCTCTGGGATCTCATTCAATTAGTTGGTGAGAGAGCCCGCCAGAATACTGTTCTTCTGATGGATAGGGATAATGCTGAAGTCTTTTACAGTAAAGTTTCTGATCTTGAACAAGTGTTCTCTTGCTTAGACAAACAGCTAGAGTATGTAATAAATGCAGAGCAGCCATTTGGGATTCAGGTCCAGAGAGCTTGTGAACTGTCAAATGCATGTGTTACTATAGTTCGTACAGCCATGCAATACAGAAGTGAGCATCACTTGTGGTATCCGCCACCTGAGCGCTTAACACCTTGGTATTGTCTAGCTGTGGTGCGCAATGGGATGTGGCACCTCGCTTCCTTCATGCTGCAGCTGTTAAAGGAGGCATCTCAACTTGATGTGTCTGCAAAATCAGATTTATATACTCATCTAGAAGTGCTGGCTGAAGTTCTGCTTGAGGCATATGCTGGTGCTGTCACAGCTAAAATTGAACTAGGAGATGAACACAAAGGCTTATTAGATGAGTATTGGAATAGGAGGGATGCACTCCTAGACTCGCTTTATCAACAAATCAAAGAGTTTGTGGAAGTTGGGCATCAG CAGAATTTAAATGAAGGAACTGATGATCTAAATGAAGAAATTCTTGCGAAGCTTTCGTCATGTTTGCTGCCCATGGCAAAACGGCATGAATGCTACAGTACTTTATGGAAAATATGCTGTGACCTGAATGATTCTGGACTACTAAGAAATCTGATG CATGACAGCAGGGGACCTAATGGAGGGTTCAGTTACTTTGTGTTCAAACAACTTTATCTAAGGAGACAACTTTCCAAACTGCTTAGGCTTGGGGAAGAGTTTCCTGAAGAgttatccatatttttaaagtatcaTCAAGATCTTCTGTGGCTTCATGAAGTGTTCCTTCATCAATTTTCTTCAGCTTCGGAAACTCTTCATGAATTAGCTCTTTCTCAAAAAGAAAGCTCAATTTCAGAAGCTGAAGAGGGGACTGGTCCTGAGAATCTGACTATGTTACCGAAACTGGCAGACAGAAAGCGTTTTTTGAATCTCTCAAAAATAGCCGCAATAGCAG GTAAGGATGTTGATTCTGAGACCAAAGTGAAGCGCATTGAGGCTGATTTAAGGATTCTAAAGTTGCAG GAAGAAATAATAAACCTCCTTCCTGATGATGAAACAAAGCAAAGCCTTGACACAAAGCTACTTCATCCAGAAGATCTTATCAAGCTGTGCCTTGAAGGTGAAAAAGGTGCAGAGCTGTCACTGCGAGCTTTCGATGTATTTGCATGGACCAGCTCCTCCTTCCGTAAGACCCGTGCAAACCTTTTAGAGGAGTGCTGGAGAAATGCTGCTGATCAAGATGATTGGAGCAAACTCTATCAGGCATCGGTATCTGAAGGGTGGAGTGATGAGGAAACCTTGCAGAACTTGAAAGACACCGTGCTTTTCCAGGCATCAAATAGATGTTATGGACCAGAAGCTGAAACTTTTGGAGAAGGGTTCGACAAAGTGTTGTCACTGAGACAAGAAATCGCGGAGCCTCCAATCATAAAGGATTCAGTTTCTTCTGTGGAAGCAGTACTCATGCAGCATAAGGATTATTCAGAGGCAGGGAAGCTGATGCTGACCGCGATCATGTTGGGTAGTTTACAGGACGATAACATAGAACAAGAAGGTCCTGTGCCAATGGAATGA